A stretch of Leisingera sp. S132 DNA encodes these proteins:
- a CDS encoding GDSL-type esterase/lipase family protein: MKQILAFGDSLTWGSHPHTGGRHAAADRWPVALGEGQAEAVVVAEGLRGRTTVHARPSACAEMRGDAVLPMLLHSHAPLDLVIIMLGTNDIYEGHPSYLIRDGLERLVEIIRHHPWRLPEAAEPQVLLVAPPPVTLCETSDVTPAMVEQSEALADVIEALADRLGCGFFNAGQVARASAADGYHLEAADSRALGVALRVPVAAMLAL; the protein is encoded by the coding sequence ATGAAACAGATTCTGGCTTTTGGCGACAGCCTGACCTGGGGCAGCCACCCGCATACTGGCGGGCGGCACGCCGCAGCGGACCGGTGGCCGGTGGCGCTGGGCGAAGGCCAGGCGGAGGCGGTTGTGGTTGCGGAAGGGCTGCGCGGCCGCACCACGGTTCATGCCCGCCCTTCCGCCTGTGCGGAGATGCGCGGCGATGCAGTGCTGCCCATGCTGCTGCACAGCCATGCGCCGCTGGATCTGGTGATCATCATGCTGGGCACCAATGACATTTACGAAGGCCACCCCAGCTATCTGATCCGCGACGGGCTGGAGAGGCTGGTGGAGATCATCCGCCATCACCCCTGGCGGCTGCCGGAGGCGGCGGAGCCGCAGGTGCTGCTGGTCGCGCCGCCGCCGGTGACGCTGTGCGAAACCTCGGATGTGACCCCGGCGATGGTCGAACAGTCAGAGGCACTGGCAGACGTGATCGAGGCACTGGCGGACCGGCTTGGCTGCGGCTTTTTTAATGCAGGCCAGGTGGCGCGGGCCTCTGCCGCCGATGGCTATCACCTGGAGGCGGCGGATTCGCGCGCTCTGGGCGTGGCGCTGCGGGTGCCGGTGGCGGCAATGCTGGCGCTCTGA
- a CDS encoding Ldh family oxidoreductase, with protein sequence MTRSKYSKDTPRVALPQAEARRISEAILTAKGCPADIAAEVAAHLVDSDLSGVESHGVWRILPYAGYYDSGYLAAGVRPQLQQNARGAWSVTGNGGIGIPAMSIAIRDVVARAQDSGIAAIAVTEAGHTGRLGAFAEYAAEQGCLAIIIGGGGREAWRLVAPYGGRKALMSTNPYAIGIPGGRRGPVIVDFATSAAAAGWVYGARIAGAQLPEGVLIDRDGNPSTDPEAYFGGGAILTAGGAKGYALSVAAEMIAEAMLGPVTTECNWLMLALDCSLYQEPSRLQEIAEGILDEFRNCPPAPGFDRVEIPGEREADARMENAQKPILLPEATWAEIRMLAEGLGVET encoded by the coding sequence ATGACGCGCAGCAAATACAGCAAGGACACGCCGCGGGTGGCACTGCCGCAGGCGGAGGCGCGGCGGATCTCAGAGGCCATCCTGACGGCCAAGGGCTGCCCGGCGGATATCGCGGCAGAGGTGGCGGCGCATCTGGTGGACTCGGACTTGTCGGGGGTGGAATCCCACGGCGTGTGGCGGATCCTGCCCTATGCGGGATACTACGACAGCGGCTACCTGGCCGCCGGGGTGCGCCCGCAGCTGCAGCAGAATGCCCGCGGCGCCTGGAGCGTCACCGGCAACGGCGGCATCGGCATCCCGGCGATGTCGATTGCCATCCGCGATGTGGTGGCGCGGGCGCAGGACAGCGGCATTGCGGCCATCGCTGTCACTGAGGCAGGCCACACCGGGAGGCTGGGGGCCTTTGCCGAATATGCCGCCGAACAGGGCTGCCTGGCGATCATCATCGGCGGCGGCGGGCGCGAGGCCTGGCGGCTGGTGGCACCTTACGGCGGGCGCAAGGCGCTGATGTCCACCAACCCTTATGCAATCGGCATTCCCGGCGGGCGGCGCGGGCCGGTGATCGTCGACTTCGCCACCTCAGCGGCGGCTGCGGGCTGGGTCTATGGCGCTCGGATAGCCGGGGCGCAATTGCCTGAGGGCGTGCTGATCGACCGCGACGGCAACCCCAGTACCGACCCGGAGGCCTATTTCGGGGGCGGCGCCATCCTGACCGCAGGCGGCGCCAAGGGCTATGCGCTGTCGGTGGCGGCCGAGATGATCGCCGAGGCGATGCTGGGCCCGGTCACCACCGAATGCAACTGGCTGATGCTGGCGCTGGACTGCAGCCTGTACCAGGAGCCCAGCCGCCTGCAGGAGATCGCCGAGGGTATCCTGGACGAATTCCGCAACTGCCCGCCCGCGCCCGGCTTCGACCGGGTCGAGATCCCTGGCGAGCGCGAGGCGGACGCGCGGATGGAGAATGCGCAGAAGCCGATCCTGCTGCCGGAAGCGACCTGGGCGGAGATCCGGATGCTGGCAGAAGGGCTGGGGGTGGAGACTTAG
- the proS gene encoding proline--tRNA ligase: MRLSRYFLPVLKENPSEAQIVSHRLMLRAGMIKQSAAGIYSWLPLGFKVLKKIESIVHDEQIRAGHIPMQMPTMQSADLWRESGRYEAYGQEMLRVKDRHDRDMLFTPTAEELITDIFRAHVSSYKDLPLTMYQIQWKFRDEIRPRFGVMRGREFYMKDGYNFDLTKEDALHAYNRHLVSYLRTYERMGLQAIPMRADSGPIGGDDTHEFLVLAETGESEVFYDSAVTDLTFGDREIDYDSVEQCQSVLEEFTSKYARTDETHDEALFNQIPEERRRVARGIEVGQIFYFGTKYSDAMGATVQGPDGKNVPVHMGSHGIGVSRLLGAIIEASHDDKGIIWPEGVTPFHCGIVNLKQGDDEADAACNQLYAALTAAGLDPLYDDRNERAGGKFATMDLIGLPWRITVGPRGLKNGVVELTSRRTGESEELSPEEAVKKVVEVYKAHPTGRGF; this comes from the coding sequence ATGCGCCTGTCCCGCTATTTTCTGCCGGTTCTGAAAGAGAACCCCTCGGAAGCCCAGATCGTCAGCCACCGGCTGATGCTGCGCGCCGGGATGATCAAGCAATCCGCCGCCGGGATCTATTCCTGGCTGCCCTTGGGCTTCAAGGTGCTGAAGAAGATCGAAAGCATCGTGCATGACGAGCAGATCCGCGCGGGCCATATCCCGATGCAGATGCCGACCATGCAGTCCGCCGACCTGTGGCGCGAGTCGGGCCGCTATGAGGCTTACGGCCAGGAGATGCTGCGGGTGAAGGACCGGCATGACCGCGACATGCTGTTCACCCCCACCGCCGAAGAGCTGATCACCGACATCTTCCGCGCCCATGTCAGCAGCTACAAGGACCTGCCGCTGACCATGTACCAGATCCAGTGGAAGTTCCGCGACGAGATCCGCCCGCGTTTCGGCGTGATGCGCGGCCGCGAATTCTACATGAAGGACGGCTACAACTTCGACCTGACCAAGGAAGATGCGCTGCACGCCTACAACCGCCACCTGGTCAGCTACCTGCGCACCTATGAGCGGATGGGCCTGCAGGCGATCCCGATGCGTGCCGACTCCGGCCCGATCGGCGGCGACGACACCCATGAATTCCTGGTGCTGGCCGAGACCGGCGAGTCCGAGGTATTCTATGACAGCGCCGTCACCGATCTGACCTTCGGCGACCGCGAGATCGACTATGACAGCGTCGAGCAGTGCCAGAGCGTGCTGGAGGAGTTCACCTCCAAATACGCCCGCACCGACGAGACCCACGACGAGGCCCTGTTCAACCAGATCCCCGAGGAGCGCCGCCGGGTGGCGCGCGGTATCGAGGTCGGCCAGATCTTCTATTTCGGCACCAAATACTCCGACGCCATGGGCGCCACCGTGCAGGGGCCCGATGGTAAGAACGTACCGGTCCACATGGGCTCCCACGGCATCGGCGTTTCCCGCCTCCTGGGTGCGATCATCGAGGCCAGCCACGACGACAAGGGCATCATCTGGCCCGAAGGCGTGACCCCGTTCCACTGCGGCATCGTCAATCTCAAGCAGGGCGACGACGAAGCCGATGCCGCCTGCAACCAGCTCTACGCAGCGCTGACCGCTGCCGGTCTGGACCCGCTCTATGACGACCGCAACGAGCGTGCGGGCGGCAAATTCGCCACCATGGATCTGATCGGTCTGCCCTGGCGCATCACCGTCGGCCCGCGCGGCCTCAAGAACGGCGTGGTTGAGCTGACCTCCCGCCGCACCGGCGAGAGCGAAGAGCTGTCCCCGGAAGAGGCGGTGAAGAAGGTGGTTGAGGTCTACAAGGCCCACCCCACCGGCCGCGGCTTCTGA
- a CDS encoding calcium-binding protein — MNSIRSAVSGPGAGFSPLAARGGTSGTGGNDTITGTPGNDRISAGGGDDFVSGGGGHDVISGGGGNDILLGGNGNDRLSAGDGFDFLDGGNGNDVLTGGGGVNMMAGGNGNDLLIGGSGLNGMDGGSGDDVLIGGRGSDRMEGGYGNDRLIGGPGDDELSGGAGRDTLIGGAGSDTFIFAEGDGRDWVMQFDASQDVIALQISGVDSYEDLMGFVARDGPNMIFSFGGGDVIVLLGKDLDDLSADNFLFLPGQDLF, encoded by the coding sequence ATGAACAGTATCCGTTCTGCTGTGTCCGGCCCCGGTGCCGGGTTCAGCCCCCTGGCCGCGCGCGGCGGCACCAGCGGCACCGGCGGCAATGACACAATCACCGGAACACCGGGCAATGACCGGATCAGCGCGGGCGGCGGCGACGATTTCGTGTCCGGCGGCGGCGGTCATGACGTGATCAGCGGCGGCGGTGGCAATGACATCCTGCTGGGCGGCAACGGCAATGACCGGCTGTCTGCCGGGGACGGCTTCGACTTTCTGGACGGAGGCAATGGCAATGACGTTCTGACCGGCGGCGGCGGCGTCAACATGATGGCAGGCGGCAACGGCAACGACCTTCTGATCGGCGGCAGCGGCCTGAACGGCATGGATGGCGGCAGCGGCGATGATGTGCTGATCGGCGGACGCGGCAGCGACCGGATGGAGGGCGGGTACGGCAACGACCGGCTGATCGGCGGGCCGGGCGATGACGAGCTGAGCGGCGGCGCCGGGCGCGACACCCTGATCGGCGGCGCGGGCAGCGATACCTTCATTTTTGCCGAAGGCGACGGGCGGGACTGGGTCATGCAGTTTGATGCCAGCCAGGATGTGATTGCGCTGCAAATCAGCGGCGTTGACAGCTACGAGGACCTGATGGGCTTCGTCGCCCGGGACGGCCCGAACATGATCTTCAGCTTTGGCGGCGGCGATGTGATTGTTCTGCTGGGCAAGGATCTCGATGATCTTAGCGCGGACAATTTTCTGTTCCTTCCCGGTCAGGACCTCTTCTGA